TGATGACCATTTGAATGCTAGTAAAACCCAATAGATAAGAAAATAGCGGCCCCATATCGGCCCCCACAATTGCCTCCCCATAGGCATAGCCATGGAACAATCCGGAGATCGCCGCTAAGGCCAGCACGATGAACGGAGCAGGTGGTTGCTTGAGAGCCAACAAAATGCCAAATAGCAACACCGACGCCGAAATGATTACCTCCGGCAGCGGTAAGTTGAGCCCCATTAAATGCATTCCGGTACCCACTAGTGCCATCAGTGTAAAAGTAATGGGCATGATCAGACCTTGTCCCATCGCCGCTGCGAGTAGGCCAATGACTACTACGAATGCCAAATGATCCAGCCCAATGACGGGATGTCCTAGTCCTGATAAAAAGCCTTGGATGGCGTTGGTTGGTGTACTCCCGCCAAACGGGTGGTGAGCAAGGGCGGGAGCAGCGAGAGCGACGCTACTCAGACTCATAAAGCCACCCATGACCAACATACGGGTTCGGGAAAAATGAGGGGTCGATTTCATCGTTTATGTTCTCGAATGATTACAGTTCAGAAGGTTTGCAGTGCAGTAATTGCGATAGTTGGGTTTCGAGCTCACCTGTCGCAATTACCCCCGATTCAACCAGCACTGTTTCCAGGGCGGTTAACCAACACTGGTAATAGTCCCAGTTAGGGTCGTTGAGGTCGTGGGTGTTTTCCCATTCTTTAATCGTGGCCATGAGGGTTTGGCGAAAGTCTTCCCACTCGTAATAGCCCTGTTTGGAGAGGGCGATCGCCACGCCAAAGGCCATTTTTTCCCAATCACGATCAAAGTGGAGATGCCCATCTTTGCGCGGCGGTGCTTCTTTGGGATTTCCCATTAGGCTGGTCGCCGCAAAATGCTCGAATTTAGTAAACATTGCTGGTGTCTCTCACTATCGGCGGGCGGAATCAAGACTTGTTTTCATGTGT
The Picosynechococcus sp. PCC 7002 genome window above contains:
- a CDS encoding HupE/UreJ family protein; this encodes MLVMGGFMSLSSVALAAPALAHHPFGGSTPTNAIQGFLSGLGHPVIGLDHLAFVVVIGLLAAAMGQGLIMPITFTLMALVGTGMHLMGLNLPLPEVIISASVLLFGILLALKQPPAPFIVLALAAISGLFHGYAYGEAIVGADMGPLFSYLLGFTSIQMVITITAYTTAKRLAAKSEVGTLNLRFAGSAFAGLGFAFLSGIWLA
- a CDS encoding nitrile hydratase accessory protein — encoded protein: MFTKFEHFAATSLMGNPKEAPPRKDGHLHFDRDWEKMAFGVAIALSKQGYYEWEDFRQTLMATIKEWENTHDLNDPNWDYYQCWLTALETVLVESGVIATGELETQLSQLLHCKPSEL